In Listeria monocytogenes, the following proteins share a genomic window:
- the icd gene encoding NADP-dependent isocitrate dehydrogenase, which translates to MSQKIQVENGVLKTPNNPVIPFIEGDGTGPDIWAAAKRVLDAAVKKAYNGEKEIAWKEVLAGEKAFKQTGEWLPQATLDTIDEYLIAIKGPLTTPIGGGIRSLNVALRQELDLYVCLRPVRYFKGVPSPVKRPEDTDMVIFRENTEDIYAGIEFKEGSVESKKLIDFLKSEFGVDKIRFPETSGIGIKPISKEGTERLVRSAIEYTIKEGRKSLTLVHKGNIMKFTEGAFKNWGYDLCEREYGDKVFTWNEYDRIKEAEGTEVADAKQKEALAAGKILVKDSIADIFLQQILTRPAEFDVVATMNLNGDYISDALAAQVGGIGIAPGANINYLTGHAIFEATHGTAPKYAGLDKVNPSSVILSGTLLLEHIGWGEAAALINQSMEKTIAAKTVTYDFARLMDGATEVKCSEFADELIKNF; encoded by the coding sequence ATGAGCCAAAAAATTCAAGTAGAAAACGGTGTACTCAAAACACCAAACAACCCAGTCATTCCTTTTATTGAAGGGGACGGAACTGGTCCAGACATCTGGGCAGCTGCAAAACGCGTTTTAGATGCCGCAGTAAAAAAAGCTTACAATGGTGAAAAAGAAATTGCTTGGAAAGAAGTATTAGCTGGTGAAAAAGCATTTAAACAAACAGGAGAATGGTTACCACAAGCGACTTTAGATACAATTGATGAATATTTGATTGCTATTAAAGGACCGCTTACTACTCCAATCGGTGGAGGTATTCGTTCACTAAACGTTGCCCTGCGCCAAGAGTTAGATTTATATGTTTGTTTACGTCCAGTTCGCTATTTCAAAGGTGTTCCTTCACCGGTGAAACGTCCGGAAGACACAGATATGGTCATTTTCCGTGAGAACACAGAAGATATTTATGCTGGGATTGAATTTAAAGAAGGTAGCGTAGAATCGAAAAAACTAATCGACTTCTTAAAATCTGAATTTGGCGTTGATAAAATCCGTTTCCCGGAAACTTCTGGTATTGGTATTAAGCCAATTTCCAAAGAAGGAACAGAGCGTTTAGTACGTTCGGCGATTGAATATACGATTAAAGAAGGTCGTAAATCATTAACGCTCGTACACAAAGGGAATATCATGAAGTTTACAGAAGGAGCTTTCAAAAATTGGGGCTATGACTTATGTGAACGCGAATATGGCGATAAAGTATTTACTTGGAATGAGTATGATCGAATTAAAGAAGCAGAAGGAACAGAAGTTGCTGACGCGAAACAAAAAGAAGCGCTTGCTGCTGGAAAAATTTTAGTCAAAGATTCGATTGCGGATATTTTCTTGCAACAAATCTTAACTCGCCCAGCTGAATTTGATGTAGTTGCTACAATGAACTTGAATGGAGATTACATTTCTGATGCACTTGCTGCTCAAGTAGGCGGAATCGGTATTGCTCCAGGTGCGAATATTAACTACTTAACTGGTCATGCAATTTTCGAAGCTACACATGGTACTGCGCCGAAGTATGCAGGTCTTGATAAAGTGAATCCTTCATCGGTTATTTTATCTGGGACACTTCTTCTTGAACATATTGGTTGGGGTGAAGCGGCTGCATTAATTAATCAGTCAATGGAAAAAACAATCGCTGCGAAAACCGTAACTTATGATTTTGCTCGATTAATGGATGGTGCGACAGAAGTTAAATGTTCGGAATTTGCGGATGAATTAATAAAAAATTTCTAA
- the citZ gene encoding citrate synthase translates to MTLSKGLENVYVAETSISSIIDDMLTYVGYGIDDLMENNASFEEVIYLLWHLRLPNKDEFKKFKREIQENMAVSETIITSLRMQNHQKLHPMSVLRTTVSMLGVFDTEAELDDGEAVYRKGLRLQAKMPTIVAAFSRIRRGLDPIPPREDLNMAANFLYMITGEEADALSVEAMNKALVLHADHEFNASTFTARVCVATLSDVYSGVTAAIGALKGPLHGGANERVFDMLEEIDQAGDVRNYIQEKIDTKQKIMGFGHRVYRGGDPRAQHLREMSRKLTAEKGEEKWFDISLQVEEAVWELKHLKPNVDFYSASVYHALGIDRDLFTLVFSVSRVSGWLAHIFEQYRDNRLIRPRAIYVGPENRSYLPVEERI, encoded by the coding sequence ATGACGTTATCTAAAGGCTTAGAAAATGTATATGTTGCTGAAACTTCCATTAGCTCTATCATTGATGATATGTTAACTTATGTTGGCTATGGTATTGACGATTTAATGGAAAATAACGCTTCTTTTGAAGAAGTGATTTACTTATTATGGCATTTACGTTTGCCGAATAAAGATGAATTTAAAAAATTTAAACGAGAAATCCAAGAAAATATGGCAGTGTCTGAAACAATCATTACGAGCTTAAGAATGCAAAATCACCAAAAATTGCATCCGATGAGTGTTTTAAGAACTACAGTTTCCATGCTTGGTGTATTTGATACAGAAGCTGAGTTAGACGACGGGGAAGCAGTTTACCGTAAAGGTTTGCGACTTCAAGCAAAAATGCCAACTATTGTTGCCGCTTTTTCCAGAATTCGTCGCGGACTTGATCCAATTCCGCCTAGAGAAGATTTAAATATGGCAGCGAATTTCCTTTACATGATTACAGGAGAAGAAGCGGATGCGTTGTCGGTAGAAGCGATGAATAAAGCGCTTGTACTGCACGCTGATCACGAATTTAATGCTTCTACTTTTACAGCGCGAGTTTGTGTGGCAACGCTTTCGGATGTTTATTCCGGCGTAACAGCTGCAATTGGTGCGCTGAAAGGCCCGCTTCACGGTGGTGCCAATGAACGCGTATTTGATATGTTAGAAGAAATTGACCAAGCTGGTGATGTGCGCAATTACATTCAAGAAAAAATTGATACGAAGCAAAAAATTATGGGATTTGGTCACCGTGTTTATCGCGGCGGAGATCCTCGTGCACAACATTTGCGTGAAATGTCTAGAAAGTTAACTGCTGAAAAAGGCGAAGAGAAATGGTTTGATATTTCGCTGCAAGTAGAAGAAGCGGTTTGGGAATTAAAACATTTAAAACCAAATGTCGATTTCTATTCTGCCTCCGTTTATCATGCGCTTGGTATTGACCGCGACTTGTTTACGCTTGTGTTTTCTGTGAGTCGTGTATCTGGCTGGTTAGCACACATTTTCGAGCAATATCGTGATAATCGTCTTATTCGTCCGCGTGCTATTTACGTTGGACCTGAAAACAGAAGTTATTTACCTGTAGAAGAACGAATTTAA
- the polA gene encoding DNA polymerase I — translation MNKLVLIDGNSIANRAFYALPLLNNDKGVYTNAVYGFAMMLMNVLEKEKPSHVLVAFDAGKTTFRHTTFKGYKGGRQKTPSELSEQFPFIRELLTAYDIPQYELANYEADDIIGTLTKKAEADGMEVAIITGDRDLTQLASEKTTVYITKKGIADMETNTPETLKEKYNLTPEQIIDMKGLMGDSSDNIPGIPGVGEKTALKLLHEFGGTVESVLEHAEEISGKKLKEKVLENKELAILSKELATINVDSPIECTVESTKYDGYQTEKVIPLLKEMNFTTLLKNIEGDTPEEAKELKELSFEIVTELKEKHFGGKTALYVELENDNYHTSNFIGLTVHSSQGTYFFTKETAENSEAFREWVESEQTKVVYDAKKTMVAMNRIGLAISGITFDIMLASYLLNPSDSIDDFTSVAVRHDYTEVETDEAVYGKGAKRSTPEESIVASHLARKAVAIADLEKRLVADLEENEQLALMEDLELPLTFVLAEMEMQGVSVDTERLENMKVELAGRLKTLEESIHSLAGEAFNINSPKQLGVILFEKLGLPAVKKTKTGYSTAADVLESLSGKHAIIDEILLYRQLGKIQSTYIEGLLKVTDKETHKVHTRFNQTLTQTGRLSSVDPNLQNIPIRLEEGRKIRQVFVPSKPGWKMFSADYSQVELRVLAHISEDENLIYAFKHDYDIHTKTAMDVFHVEQDEVDSLMRRQAKAVNFGIVYGISDYGLSQNLGITRKEAKDFIDRYFVSYPAVKEYMQDIVRFAKEKGYVETILHRRRYIPEIVSRNFNVRGFAERTAMNTPIQGSAADIIKKAMILMSERLVSEKLEAKLLLQVHDELIFEAPEAEIAKLEEIVPDVMENAVELSVPLKVDSAFGDTWYDAK, via the coding sequence GTGAATAAATTAGTATTAATTGATGGAAATAGTATTGCGAATCGCGCTTTTTATGCGTTACCGCTTTTAAATAACGATAAAGGTGTTTACACAAATGCGGTGTATGGTTTCGCAATGATGTTGATGAATGTACTCGAAAAAGAAAAACCTAGCCATGTGCTCGTTGCATTTGATGCTGGAAAAACAACTTTCAGACATACAACATTTAAAGGTTATAAAGGCGGACGTCAAAAAACTCCAAGTGAGTTATCTGAACAGTTTCCATTCATCCGAGAACTTTTAACGGCGTATGATATCCCGCAATATGAACTTGCCAATTACGAGGCAGATGATATTATCGGAACATTGACGAAAAAAGCGGAAGCAGATGGAATGGAAGTAGCAATCATTACCGGAGACCGCGACTTAACGCAATTAGCTTCTGAAAAAACAACGGTTTATATTACTAAAAAAGGTATAGCCGATATGGAAACCAACACACCAGAAACACTAAAAGAAAAATACAATCTGACTCCTGAACAAATCATTGATATGAAAGGTTTAATGGGCGATTCCTCCGATAATATTCCTGGTATTCCAGGCGTTGGTGAAAAAACAGCCTTAAAACTCTTACATGAATTTGGCGGAACGGTGGAAAGTGTGTTAGAGCATGCCGAGGAAATTTCCGGTAAAAAACTAAAAGAAAAAGTACTGGAAAATAAAGAATTAGCTATTTTAAGTAAAGAACTAGCTACAATCAATGTAGATTCACCGATTGAATGCACAGTTGAAAGCACAAAATATGACGGTTATCAAACGGAAAAAGTAATTCCTTTATTAAAAGAAATGAACTTTACAACACTTTTGAAGAATATCGAGGGAGATACACCGGAAGAAGCAAAAGAATTAAAAGAACTATCTTTTGAAATCGTAACAGAATTAAAAGAAAAACATTTTGGTGGGAAAACTGCGCTTTATGTGGAGTTAGAAAATGATAATTATCATACATCTAATTTCATTGGATTAACAGTACATTCTAGCCAAGGGACGTATTTCTTTACGAAGGAAACTGCTGAAAATAGTGAGGCGTTCCGTGAATGGGTAGAAAGTGAACAAACAAAAGTAGTATATGATGCGAAGAAAACAATGGTTGCAATGAATCGCATTGGTTTAGCGATTTCTGGTATTACCTTTGATATCATGTTAGCTTCTTATTTACTAAATCCATCTGACTCGATTGATGATTTTACAAGCGTTGCAGTAAGACATGATTACACAGAAGTCGAAACGGATGAGGCAGTCTACGGAAAAGGCGCCAAACGTAGCACACCAGAAGAAAGCATTGTTGCGTCCCACTTAGCTAGAAAAGCGGTAGCCATTGCTGACTTAGAGAAAAGACTGGTTGCTGATTTAGAGGAAAATGAACAATTAGCTTTGATGGAAGATTTAGAGTTGCCACTGACTTTTGTATTAGCAGAAATGGAAATGCAAGGGGTTAGTGTAGATACAGAACGTCTAGAGAATATGAAAGTGGAGCTAGCGGGTAGACTGAAAACATTGGAAGAGTCGATCCATTCTCTAGCCGGCGAAGCATTCAATATTAATTCACCGAAACAACTAGGTGTGATTTTATTTGAAAAGCTTGGTCTCCCAGCGGTCAAGAAAACAAAAACAGGTTATTCAACTGCTGCCGATGTACTGGAAAGTTTATCTGGTAAACACGCGATTATTGATGAAATTTTGTTATATCGTCAACTTGGTAAAATTCAGTCCACTTATATCGAAGGACTGCTTAAAGTGACAGATAAAGAAACACATAAAGTGCACACACGTTTCAACCAAACATTAACACAAACAGGACGCTTAAGTTCAGTTGATCCGAACTTGCAAAATATCCCTATTCGTTTAGAAGAAGGACGGAAAATAAGACAAGTTTTCGTACCGAGTAAACCAGGTTGGAAAATGTTTTCAGCCGATTATTCGCAAGTAGAGCTGAGAGTCTTAGCACATATTTCGGAAGATGAAAATTTAATTTATGCATTTAAGCACGATTATGATATTCATACGAAAACGGCGATGGACGTGTTTCATGTTGAACAAGACGAAGTGGATTCATTAATGCGTCGTCAAGCTAAAGCGGTCAACTTTGGTATTGTATATGGAATTAGTGATTATGGGCTTTCGCAAAACCTTGGTATTACGCGTAAAGAAGCAAAAGACTTCATTGATCGTTACTTTGTGAGTTATCCAGCCGTGAAAGAATATATGCAAGATATCGTTCGTTTTGCGAAAGAAAAAGGCTATGTAGAGACCATTTTACATCGTCGTCGGTATATTCCAGAGATTGTCAGTCGTAATTTTAATGTTCGCGGATTTGCAGAAAGAACGGCGATGAACACGCCTATTCAAGGTAGTGCCGCTGATATTATCAAAAAAGCGATGATTCTCATGAGCGAGCGTTTAGTATCCGAAAAATTAGAAGCCAAATTATTACTTCAAGTGCACGATGAATTGATCTTCGAAGCACCTGAAGCCGAAATAGCTAAATTAGAAGAAATTGTCCCAGATGTTATGGAAAATGCAGTAGAGCTTTCTGTACCGCTAAAAGTAGATAGCGCATTTGGTGACACTTGGTACGACGCGAAATAA
- the pyk gene encoding pyruvate kinase, with the protein MKKTKIVCTIGPASESVDTLVQLIEAGMNVARLNFSHGDFEEHGARIVNIREASKKTGKQVAILLDTKGPEIRTNDMVGGKLEFQTGDVVRVSMTPVEGTKEKFSVTYGELYDDVEIGSSILLDDGLIGLEVIEKDEANRELVTKVLNPGVLKNKKGVNVPNVSINLPGITEKDAADIRFGLEQGIDFIAASFVRRATDVLEITKILEEHNATHVQIIPKIENQEGVDNIDEILQVSQGLMVARGDLGVEIPAEEVPIVQKELIRKCNKLGKPVITATQMLDSMQRNPRPTRAEASDVANAIFDGTDAIMLSGETAAGDYPVEAVKMMAKIAVRTEEVLVAQDKFALKLHENTDMTEAIGQAVGHTAKNLNVQTIVAATQSGHTARMISKYRPKSHIVAVTFNEHVYRGLALSWGVYPRLATPVSNTDEMFDLAVKESLASGVAKQGDLIIITAGVPVTESGTTNVMKIQLIGEKVVKGQGIGSKSVIGKAIVAKSNAEALEKAEEGGILIVKTTDKEMLPAFEKSAAVVVEEGGLTSHAAVVGINLGIPVIVGAKDATSLVKDGEIITVDSRQGVVYNGKTATH; encoded by the coding sequence ATGAAAAAAACGAAAATTGTTTGTACAATTGGTCCTGCAAGTGAGTCAGTTGACACTTTAGTTCAGTTGATCGAAGCAGGAATGAACGTAGCACGTCTTAATTTCTCTCACGGAGACTTTGAAGAGCACGGTGCGCGTATTGTAAATATCCGTGAAGCATCGAAAAAAACTGGCAAACAAGTGGCTATCTTACTTGATACAAAAGGTCCAGAAATCCGTACGAACGACATGGTTGGCGGAAAACTAGAATTCCAAACAGGTGATGTTGTACGTGTTTCTATGACTCCTGTTGAAGGAACAAAAGAAAAATTCTCCGTAACTTACGGCGAACTTTACGATGACGTAGAAATCGGTTCTTCCATTTTACTTGATGACGGTTTAATCGGTCTTGAAGTAATCGAAAAAGACGAAGCTAATCGCGAACTAGTAACAAAAGTACTTAACCCAGGTGTACTTAAAAATAAAAAAGGTGTTAACGTACCAAACGTTTCTATCAACCTACCAGGAATCACAGAAAAAGACGCTGCTGATATCCGCTTCGGTTTAGAACAAGGTATCGATTTTATCGCTGCATCTTTCGTACGTCGTGCTACAGATGTTCTTGAAATTACTAAAATTCTAGAAGAGCATAATGCAACTCACGTACAAATTATTCCTAAAATCGAAAACCAAGAGGGCGTTGACAATATCGACGAAATCTTACAAGTATCTCAAGGCTTAATGGTTGCTCGTGGTGACCTTGGTGTTGAAATTCCAGCTGAAGAAGTTCCGATTGTACAAAAAGAACTTATCAGAAAATGTAATAAACTTGGAAAACCTGTTATTACTGCAACACAAATGCTTGATTCCATGCAACGTAACCCACGTCCAACTCGCGCTGAAGCAAGTGACGTAGCGAATGCGATTTTTGATGGAACAGATGCAATTATGTTATCTGGTGAAACAGCTGCTGGGGATTATCCAGTAGAAGCAGTTAAAATGATGGCGAAAATCGCTGTTCGTACAGAAGAAGTACTAGTTGCTCAAGATAAATTTGCACTTAAACTTCACGAAAATACGGATATGACAGAAGCTATCGGTCAAGCAGTTGGCCATACTGCGAAAAACCTAAATGTACAAACTATCGTTGCTGCGACTCAAAGTGGTCACACAGCGCGTATGATCTCTAAATACCGTCCAAAATCTCATATCGTTGCTGTAACATTCAACGAGCATGTATACCGCGGTTTAGCACTTTCATGGGGTGTTTATCCTCGTCTAGCTACTCCAGTTAGCAACACAGATGAAATGTTCGACCTTGCAGTGAAAGAATCTCTTGCTTCTGGCGTTGCAAAACAAGGCGACTTAATTATCATCACTGCTGGTGTTCCAGTTACTGAAAGTGGAACAACAAACGTAATGAAAATCCAATTAATTGGTGAAAAAGTTGTTAAAGGCCAAGGTATTGGCAGCAAATCTGTTATTGGTAAAGCAATCGTTGCTAAATCCAATGCAGAAGCACTTGAAAAAGCAGAAGAAGGCGGAATCTTAATCGTTAAAACAACGGATAAAGAAATGCTACCTGCATTCGAGAAAAGTGCAGCAGTTGTTGTGGAAGAAGGCGGATTAACTAGCCACGCAGCAGTTGTAGGAATCAACCTTGGCATTCCTGTCATCGTTGGCGCTAAAGATGCAACATCTCTTGTAAAAGACGGTGAAATCATTACTGTTGATTCTCGTCAAGGCGTTGTATATAACGGTAAAACAGCAACACATTAA
- the pfkA gene encoding 6-phosphofructokinase — protein sequence MKRIAILTSGGDAPGMNAATRAVVRKAIYEGLEVYGINYGFLGLVNGDIRKLELGSVGDLLHRGGTFLYSARYPEFATEEGQLKGIEQLKKHQIDGLVVIGGDGSYHGAEALTKRGFPTIGIPGTIDNDISGTDFTIGFDTALNTVLDALDKIRDTATSHERTFIIEVMGRDAGDIALWSGLAGGAEAIIVPEESFNMDDVVDRLNKGRERGKKHSIIVVAEGVMSGNEFAKQLAEYGDYHARVTVLGHVQRGGSPTAFDRVLASRLGARSVELLLEKRGGLAVGIRENRIVENDISEILKEKHTLDQKLFDLASILSI from the coding sequence ATGAAACGAATTGCAATTTTAACAAGTGGAGGAGACGCTCCAGGAATGAATGCAGCCACTCGTGCTGTTGTACGGAAAGCAATCTATGAAGGACTTGAAGTTTACGGTATTAACTATGGCTTTTTAGGGCTAGTCAATGGCGATATTCGTAAACTAGAATTAGGTTCTGTTGGTGATTTACTTCACCGCGGGGGTACATTCCTTTATTCCGCAAGATATCCTGAATTCGCTACAGAAGAAGGACAACTTAAAGGAATTGAACAATTGAAAAAACATCAAATCGATGGCCTAGTTGTTATCGGTGGAGATGGTTCTTATCACGGAGCGGAAGCACTTACAAAACGTGGATTCCCAACTATTGGTATCCCAGGAACAATTGATAATGATATTTCTGGAACTGATTTTACTATTGGTTTTGATACTGCATTAAACACTGTTCTTGATGCACTTGATAAAATCCGCGATACAGCTACAAGTCATGAACGTACTTTCATTATTGAAGTTATGGGTCGTGATGCTGGTGATATCGCTCTTTGGTCTGGACTTGCTGGTGGCGCTGAAGCTATCATCGTTCCAGAAGAAAGCTTTAATATGGATGATGTCGTGGATCGTTTGAACAAAGGTCGCGAACGTGGTAAAAAACATAGTATTATCGTCGTTGCTGAGGGCGTAATGTCTGGTAATGAATTCGCTAAACAATTAGCTGAATATGGCGATTATCATGCACGTGTAACTGTTCTTGGACACGTTCAACGTGGTGGTAGCCCAACTGCATTTGACCGTGTACTTGCAAGCCGTCTTGGTGCGCGTTCAGTAGAATTATTGTTAGAAAAACGCGGAGGATTAGCTGTTGGAATCCGTGAAAATAGAATTGTCGAAAATGACATTAGTGAAATTTTGAAAGAAAAACACACACTTGATCAAAAATTATTTGATCTAGCATCTATTTTGTCGATTTAA
- a CDS encoding acetyl-CoA carboxylase carboxyltransferase subunit alpha has product MANEMEFEKPILELKSKIADLKEYNETSDVDLTNEIEKLEKRLGKLESSIYSNMTAWDKFQVARHPERPTTLDYISLLFEDFMELHGDRAFGDDAAIVGGIATFKGVPVTVIGHQRGKDTKDNLHRNFGMPHPEGFRKALRLMKQADKFGRPIICFIDTKGAYPGRAAEERGQSEAIARNLYEMSDMKVPIISIVIGEGGSGGALALGVGNQIFMLENAVFSVISPEGAAAILWKDASQAKKAAESMRITAGDLFELGITDGIIPEVKGGAHRDLNAQAEEINKTITKSLHALMAFSEEQLIEQRYEKFKKIGVYDTL; this is encoded by the coding sequence ATGGCGAATGAGATGGAATTTGAGAAACCGATTTTAGAATTAAAAAGCAAAATTGCGGACTTAAAAGAATACAATGAAACTTCTGATGTGGATTTGACTAATGAAATCGAAAAGCTAGAAAAACGCTTAGGTAAGTTAGAATCAAGCATTTATAGCAATATGACTGCATGGGATAAATTTCAAGTAGCTCGCCATCCGGAGAGACCTACGACACTTGATTACATTTCACTTTTATTTGAAGACTTCATGGAACTTCACGGAGATCGTGCTTTTGGTGACGATGCGGCAATTGTTGGTGGTATCGCAACTTTCAAGGGTGTTCCAGTGACAGTTATCGGTCACCAACGTGGTAAAGATACAAAAGATAATTTACATCGTAATTTTGGTATGCCTCATCCTGAAGGTTTCCGTAAAGCGCTACGTTTGATGAAACAAGCAGATAAATTTGGTCGACCAATTATTTGTTTCATTGATACGAAAGGTGCCTACCCAGGTCGTGCTGCAGAAGAACGCGGTCAAAGTGAAGCCATTGCTAGAAACCTTTATGAAATGAGCGATATGAAAGTACCAATTATTTCTATTGTAATTGGTGAAGGTGGAAGTGGTGGAGCACTTGCTCTTGGTGTTGGAAATCAAATTTTCATGCTTGAAAATGCGGTTTTCTCTGTTATTTCACCAGAAGGAGCAGCAGCTATTTTATGGAAAGATGCCAGTCAAGCGAAGAAAGCAGCGGAGTCTATGCGGATTACAGCTGGTGATTTGTTCGAACTTGGCATTACAGATGGAATTATTCCAGAAGTAAAAGGTGGTGCGCACCGAGATTTAAACGCGCAAGCCGAAGAAATTAATAAAACTATCACGAAGTCTTTACATGCACTAATGGCATTTTCTGAAGAACAATTAATAGAACAACGTTATGAAAAATTCAAGAAAATCGGTGTATACGATACTTTATAA
- the accD gene encoding acetyl-CoA carboxylase, carboxyltransferase subunit beta: MLGDLFTKPKKRKYATIPSDGTKADVPEGIMTKCPECKKIMYTKELQKNLMVCNYCGFHHPIGAKARIDMLVDEGSFEEIDANLTTANPLGFEDYMDRIEKDKQKSGLNEAILTGHATIGGNPLVIAVMDSRFRMASMGSVVGEKILRAVEDADKTNKPFVIFTASGGARMQEGMLSLMQMAKTSAAFKRFSNHGGLVITVMTHPTTGGVSASFASLGDYNFAEPGALIGFAGRRVIEQTVREELPEDFQTAEFLLKHGQLDDCISRLDLQNKLSFILSIHVKTPEVGGEADGE, from the coding sequence TTGCTAGGAGACTTGTTTACAAAACCAAAAAAGAGAAAATATGCCACAATCCCTTCTGATGGAACGAAAGCAGATGTTCCAGAAGGTATTATGACAAAATGTCCAGAATGTAAAAAAATAATGTATACCAAAGAATTGCAAAAAAATCTTATGGTATGTAATTATTGTGGTTTTCACCATCCAATTGGGGCAAAAGCACGAATCGATATGCTTGTTGATGAAGGCTCTTTTGAAGAAATTGATGCTAATTTAACGACAGCAAATCCACTTGGTTTTGAAGATTATATGGATCGAATTGAGAAAGATAAGCAAAAATCTGGTTTAAATGAAGCGATTCTTACTGGTCATGCAACTATTGGCGGTAATCCACTTGTTATTGCAGTGATGGATTCTCGTTTTAGAATGGCGAGTATGGGCTCTGTTGTCGGTGAAAAAATTCTTCGTGCTGTGGAAGATGCTGATAAAACAAATAAACCATTTGTTATTTTCACTGCATCCGGCGGTGCGCGTATGCAAGAAGGGATGCTTTCGCTTATGCAAATGGCAAAAACTTCGGCTGCATTCAAGCGATTTAGCAACCATGGTGGACTTGTTATCACGGTAATGACACACCCAACTACGGGCGGAGTTTCTGCTAGTTTTGCATCACTTGGAGATTATAACTTTGCAGAACCAGGAGCGCTTATTGGCTTTGCAGGTCGCCGAGTGATTGAACAAACCGTTCGTGAAGAATTACCAGAAGACTTCCAAACGGCGGAATTCTTATTAAAGCACGGGCAACTAGATGACTGTATTTCACGCCTTGATTTGCAAAATAAATTAAGTTTTATTTTAAGCATTCACGTGAAAACACCTGAAGTAGGAGGTGAAGCGGATGGCGAATGA
- a CDS encoding FxsA family protein: MRKFILYWALYGLIELIMYVWLFQVIGFWPLLFIQAASSAFGVFIFKRLGGNLFRNLRDGRTVAPYLLDSLCFFIAGFLLIIPGVITTILGLLVFIPFSRKLLKPKLTKWLGNQKKHTQYYYFDM; this comes from the coding sequence ATGAGAAAATTTATTCTTTATTGGGCTTTATATGGCTTAATTGAGTTAATTATGTACGTTTGGTTATTCCAAGTAATTGGCTTTTGGCCACTTCTTTTTATTCAGGCAGCTTCAAGTGCCTTTGGTGTTTTTATTTTCAAACGGCTTGGTGGCAACCTTTTCCGAAATTTACGAGATGGCCGCACTGTAGCCCCGTATTTGTTGGATAGTTTGTGCTTTTTTATCGCCGGGTTTTTATTAATTATTCCAGGTGTTATAACAACTATACTTGGGCTACTCGTTTTTATTCCATTTTCCCGCAAGCTATTAAAACCAAAATTAACAAAATGGCTTGGAAATCAAAAGAAACATACGCAATATTATTATTTTGATATGTAA
- a CDS encoding DUF441 domain-containing protein, giving the protein MFTESMLFLLLFLLLGLIAKNNSLIIAVAVVILLKLFHVDGKAMEMIQAKGINWGVTIITVAILIPIATGQIGFKDLIDSFKSAAGWIGLGAGIAVSILAKKGVGYMAVDPQVTVSLVFGTILAVVLFRGIAAGPVIAAGIAYMAMQLVAFIK; this is encoded by the coding sequence ATGTTTACGGAAAGTATGTTGTTTTTACTTCTTTTTTTACTTCTCGGACTTATAGCAAAAAATAATTCGCTTATCATTGCTGTAGCTGTCGTTATTTTGTTGAAGTTATTTCACGTCGATGGCAAAGCAATGGAAATGATTCAAGCAAAAGGGATAAATTGGGGTGTAACGATTATTACGGTTGCTATCTTAATTCCAATCGCAACTGGTCAAATCGGTTTTAAAGATTTAATTGATTCTTTTAAATCGGCAGCTGGCTGGATTGGCCTTGGTGCAGGAATTGCCGTTTCTATCTTAGCGAAAAAAGGTGTAGGCTATATGGCCGTTGATCCACAAGTGACTGTCTCACTAGTATTCGGGACCATTTTAGCAGTGGTGCTTTTTAGAGGGATCGCTGCTGGACCAGTAATTGCAGCTGGTATTGCGTACATGGCAATGCAGTTAGTTGCATTCATAAAATAA